The following are encoded in a window of Candidatus Zixiibacteriota bacterium genomic DNA:
- a CDS encoding GNAT family N-acetyltransferase, with translation MQIQLEPLTRDNFPIIRDWIDPHVFHIFRAPVDDTQLEKLLSKESGGVLAEIGMRAVDPETHNIVGLLHSVLDWQNDCAHIQQIVVDPVRRGKGYGSAILADFLQLCFDGHKLHRVQIFTEENNKAAMACYEKVGFQIDGLLRDRVKTEVGYLGTYVFSILSSELSPGTDS, from the coding sequence ATGCAGATTCAACTCGAACCGCTGACAAGAGATAACTTCCCAATCATCCGTGATTGGATTGATCCACATGTGTTTCACATATTCAGGGCTCCTGTTGACGATACTCAACTCGAAAAGCTGCTTTCGAAAGAGAGCGGCGGCGTTCTAGCGGAAATCGGAATGCGTGCTGTTGATCCCGAAACGCACAATATTGTTGGTTTGCTCCACTCCGTTCTCGATTGGCAAAATGATTGCGCTCACATCCAGCAGATCGTTGTTGATCCTGTCAGACGCGGTAAGGGTTACGGATCTGCAATACTCGCTGATTTCCTGCAACTTTGCTTCGACGGCCACAAACTTCATCGCGTTCAGATCTTCACAGAGGAGAACAACAAGGCTGCTATGGCATGCTACGAGAAAGTCGGCTTTCAGATCGACGGTCTTCTTCGTGACAGAGTAAAGACTGAAGTCGGATACCTCGGAACATACGTCTTTTCTATACTGAGCAGTGAATTGTCTCCTGGAACGGATTCCTGA
- a CDS encoding VanZ family protein, whose amino-acid sequence MMEGTKSFYKYVLPAILYAVVIFIVSSIPSLTPPRLGTSWDDKIYHFIEYAGFGFLIFRAFLSWKQTSPVGRRTLLTLLIGISIGAVDELHQHFIRNRVPEFSDWYADSAGIVAGTIAALLLVWFVRSRLRGR is encoded by the coding sequence ATGATGGAGGGCACTAAGAGCTTCTACAAGTATGTCTTGCCCGCAATTCTATATGCGGTGGTGATCTTCATTGTATCGTCGATCCCGTCGCTGACTCCCCCCAGACTCGGTACAAGCTGGGATGACAAGATATATCACTTCATAGAATATGCAGGTTTCGGTTTCCTGATTTTCCGGGCATTCCTGTCCTGGAAACAGACAAGTCCGGTCGGACGACGCACCCTGCTGACTCTGCTGATCGGCATTTCCATCGGTGCTGTCGATGAACTCCACCAGCATTTCATTCGAAATCGTGTGCCGGAGTTTTCCGATTGGTATGCCGATTCCGCCGGTATTGTCGCAGGCACAATCGCCGCTTTGCTGTTGGTCTGGTTTGTCCGGTCCCGTCTTAGGGGCAGATAG
- the aspS gene encoding aspartate--tRNA ligase, giving the protein MRQFSELQRTHTCGELSLADAGKIITLNGWVHGRRDHGGLIFIDLRDRYGVTQVVFRPETVSADILKTAGKLGYEFVVSASGKVVPRPDGMKNPDMVTGEIEIEATELTILSESATPPFLIEDNPDASEELRLTYRYLDLRREPLKNNMILRHRFVKSIRDHLDSEGFLEIETPMLIRSTPEGARDYVVPSRVSPGRFYALPQSPQLFKQILMISGFDKYFQMARCLRDEDLRADRQPEHTQIDMEMSFVTIDDVFSTTERMMAYGFKKTIDADINTPFPRYSYDDVMNRYGSDKPDLRIKLELVDLSEAVRECGFKVFSDTVESGGVVKGLTIPGKADLSRKQISDIEESAKALGAKGLAYIGRADDKLKSSVAKFFGETELEGIFKAANVNIGDMLFIVADSRTTANKVLGGLRTQLGREYGIVDNARWNFLWVMDFPLFEYNPDEKRFDAMHNIVTSPKEADIPLLDAGFDQSVEELGEDHPWGKILANQYDLVLNGTEIASGGIRNHRRDIQQKILNVLGMSDSEAEERFGFLLKALTFGAPPHGGIAPGLDRIVAIMCGSTSIRDVIAFPKTTAAQSLMDAAPSTIDPKQLRELKLRVVDDDK; this is encoded by the coding sequence ATGAGACAATTCAGCGAGCTTCAAAGAACACATACATGCGGTGAACTGTCACTGGCAGACGCCGGCAAGATCATAACACTCAATGGCTGGGTGCATGGCAGGCGTGACCACGGCGGGCTGATTTTCATCGATCTGCGTGACCGCTACGGTGTCACCCAGGTTGTCTTCCGGCCAGAGACTGTGTCGGCAGACATTCTCAAGACTGCCGGGAAGCTCGGGTATGAATTCGTTGTTTCTGCGAGCGGAAAGGTGGTTCCTCGCCCCGACGGGATGAAGAATCCCGATATGGTTACGGGCGAGATCGAAATCGAGGCCACCGAGCTGACCATTCTGTCTGAATCTGCTACACCGCCGTTTCTGATCGAGGATAATCCCGACGCCAGCGAGGAGCTTCGCCTGACATACAGGTATCTCGATCTGCGCCGTGAACCGCTGAAGAATAACATGATCTTACGGCACAGATTCGTGAAATCGATCCGCGATCATCTCGACAGCGAGGGATTCCTCGAAATCGAGACCCCGATGCTGATTAGGTCGACGCCGGAAGGTGCGCGAGATTATGTGGTACCGTCGCGTGTGAGTCCGGGAAGATTCTATGCATTGCCGCAGTCACCGCAGTTGTTCAAGCAGATTTTGATGATTTCCGGTTTCGACAAGTATTTTCAGATGGCGCGATGCCTGCGAGATGAGGATCTCCGCGCCGACCGTCAGCCGGAGCATACGCAGATCGATATGGAGATGAGCTTTGTCACTATAGATGACGTATTTTCGACGACCGAGCGGATGATGGCGTATGGTTTCAAGAAGACAATCGATGCCGATATCAATACACCGTTCCCGCGCTATAGCTACGATGATGTCATGAACCGCTATGGCTCCGACAAGCCGGACCTCAGAATCAAGCTCGAGTTGGTGGATCTGTCTGAGGCGGTCAGGGAGTGCGGATTCAAAGTTTTCTCCGATACGGTGGAATCGGGAGGAGTCGTCAAGGGACTCACGATTCCGGGCAAGGCTGACTTATCCCGCAAGCAGATATCCGACATCGAGGAATCAGCAAAGGCGCTTGGTGCGAAAGGACTTGCATATATTGGCAGAGCCGATGATAAGCTGAAGTCGTCAGTCGCGAAATTCTTTGGTGAGACAGAACTTGAAGGCATATTCAAAGCTGCAAATGTCAATATCGGCGACATGCTGTTTATCGTGGCTGATTCGAGGACAACTGCGAACAAGGTGCTTGGCGGATTGCGCACTCAGCTGGGGCGTGAATATGGTATCGTCGATAATGCGAGATGGAATTTTCTCTGGGTGATGGATTTCCCGCTGTTTGAGTATAATCCGGACGAGAAGCGCTTTGACGCGATGCACAATATCGTAACGTCCCCCAAAGAAGCCGATATTCCGTTGCTTGATGCCGGATTCGATCAGTCCGTCGAAGAGCTTGGCGAGGATCACCCGTGGGGGAAAATTCTCGCGAATCAGTATGATCTTGTCCTGAATGGAACAGAAATAGCGTCGGGCGGCATTCGTAATCACCGCAGAGATATACAACAGAAAATTCTGAATGTCCTTGGAATGAGCGACAGTGAAGCCGAAGAACGTTTCGGATTTCTCCTAAAAGCTCTGACTTTTGGCGCACCTCCTCACGGCGGCATAGCGCCGGGACTCGACAGGATTGTGGCTATTATGTGCGGCTCGACATCGATTCGCGATGTGATAGCATTCCCGAAAACTACGGCTGCACAATCACTTATGGATGCCGCGCCATCGACTATCGACCCGAAACAGCTTCGGGAATTGAAGCTCAGAGTGGTCGATGATGACAAGTGA